The following is a genomic window from Candidatus Dormiibacterota bacterium.
GTCGTCGGCGGGGGCGGCGCCGGCCGGTTCGGACGTCCCGGCCAGCGGAGCCGCCGCCGGCGGCGGCGCGCCGGGCTCGTCGCCCGCCTCGGGCGGCCGGCCCACCAGCGCCTCGGCCGCGGACCGCAGCGAGGTGAGCAGCCCGCGGCGGCGGCCCTGCGGCGCGGGCGCCGCCGGCGCCGCCTCCACGGTCGCGGCGCCCACCTCGGCGCTGGCCGCGCCGGCGGCCGCCGCGGGCGTGCGGCGGCGGCGGCGGCCGCTCTCCGGGGCGGTGGAGGTCTCGGCGGCGGCCTCGGCGATGCGGCGGCGCACCCGCACCGGCTGGGTGGCGGCGCCCTCGGCCGCCTTCTGCGCGGCGCCCGCGGCGCGCGCGGCGGTGCCGCTGGTGCGCCGCCGCCTGGCGCTGAGTCGCTGCACCGCCTGGCGGGCGGCAGCCTGCTCGGCTGCCTGCTTGGTGGTGCCGGTGCCGGTTCCGTACACCTCGCCGGCGACCACGGCGTCGGCGCTGTACATGCGCCGGTGACCGGGACCGCCGACGGCGGTGACCCGGTAGGTGGGGGTGCTGCTCAGCTTCTCCTGGGCGACCTCCTGGAGCTTGCCCTTGTGGTTCTCGTCGCTCCAGTCGGCGAGGTCGCCGATGTTCTGGAGGAACACCCGGGTGGCCACCCGGTAGCCGTGGTCCAGGAAGATCGCCCCGATCAGCGCCTCGAAGGCGTTGGCGAGCAGCGAGGGCAGCCGGTTGGCGCCGGTCTTCGCCGCCCCCTTGCCGAGGAGCAGGGCGTCGCCGAGCCCGAGCCGCTCGGAGAACCCGGCGAGCGACATGGTGTTGACCAGCGCGGCGCGCAGCTGGGTGAGCTGGCCCTCGTCGTAGCCGGGGAATCGCTTGAACAGGTACTCGCCCACGACCAGCTCGAGGACGGCGTCGCCGAGGTACTCGAGGCGCTCGTTGTCGTGCCCCGGCCCGCTGGGACGCCCCTGCTCGTTGTTCCACGAGGCATGGGTCATCGCCTCGCGGAGGAGCTCGGGGCGGCGGAAGCGGACGTTGATCCGCTCCTGCAGTGCCTGGAGCCCGGACTCCTCGTCCGCTCCCAGCGGATCCGGCGCTAGCTTGCGATCCCCAGCTTCTCCTGGACGTAGTCCCAGGCCTGTCCCACCGTTCCGATCTTCTCCGCGTCCTCGTCCGAGATCTCCATCCCGTACTCCTCCTCGAACGCCATGATCAGCTCGACCAGGTCCAGGGAGTCCGCGTTCAGATCCTCCACGAACGACGCTTCGAGGGTCACCTGATCCGCCTCGACGCCGAGTTGGTCGACCACGATCGACTTGAACTTCTCGAAGCTGGTGTCTGGCATCGGTGCTCCCTTGATGTGTGTCGGTCGCGTCCACCGCGCCTGCGGCGGTGTCAGTCTGACCGGAATCTGCGGTGATCGGTGGCGCCCAGGCGAAGGGTCCGGAGGCCCCGTCCAGGATCGGTGGCGGCGCCTCCCCCTCGATGGAACTCCCGGACGGCAATGCGGTTTCGGGTGGTCCGAGCCTTACCACCACGGCGGGCAGGGGGTGCTCGACCGGCCCGACCGCATCGGCCACGGCCTGGACGGCGACGCTGCGCAGCCGGCCCGAGCGCGACCGCGGTCGCGGCGACGGGGTCTCCGCGGCCGCCGGCTCGGCGGCCGGCGCCGCCCGCCGCCGCGACCGCCCTGCCGGCGCGGTGGGCGTCTCCGCCGGCTCCGCGACCGGCGGCTCGGCCGCCACCTCCGCGATCGCGTCGGCGGCGTTCTCGCCGGAGCGGCGGCGGCGCGACCCGCCACGCCGGCCCCGCCGGGTGCGCCGCGCCGGCTCCGCCGCGTCGCCGTCGACCGCGGCGGCACCGCCGGCCGGCTCGGGGACGGGCTCGGATACCGCGGGCACGCCGAGGACCTCCGGGGTCACCGCTGCGGTGCGCGAGCGCCGGGCGGTGGCGCGCCGCCGGGCGGGCGGGCCAGGTGCCGGCACGGGCTCGGGAGGTGCGCCGGAGGCTGCGTCAGGTGGGCCGAGTTCCGGCGTGAGGGACACGATCGTGGTGGATTCTAGCGACGACACACCCGCGCCCTCGGTCGCCGGGGCGGCACCGCGCGGCACTAGGCGGCCAGGCCGCCGTCGACATGGAGCACGTGACCGTTCACGTAGGCCGCCTCCGGCGCCGCGAGGAAGGCCACCGCGGCGGCCACCTCGGCCGCGGTCCCCAGCCGGCCCGCGGGCACGACCGCGACCGCGCGCTCGATCAGCGCCGGCGGCAGCCCGGCGGTCATGTCGGTCTCGACAAAGCCGGGGGCGACGGCGTTGACGGTGATCCCGCGGCCGCCCACCTCCTTGGCGAGCGCCTTGGTGAGGCCGATCAGCCCCGCCTTCGCCGCCGAGTAGTTGGCCTGGCCGGGGTTGCCCACCACCCCAGCGATGCTCGAGATGTTGACGATCCGGCCCCAGCGAGCGCGGAGCATGCCTCGCAGCGCCGCCCGGCAGAGGGTGAATGCGGCGGTGAGGTCGACGGCGAGCACGTCCCCCCAGTCGGCGTCGCTCATCCGCACCGCCAGGCCGTCGCGGGTGAGGCCGGCGTTGTTGACGAGGATGTCCACCCTGCCCAGCGCCTCGGCCGCCCGTGCGACCAGCCCCGCGGCGGCGGCGCCGTCGCCGAGGTCGGCGGCGAGCAGGACCGTGGCCACCCCGAGCGCCCCGGCCTCGGCGGCGACCTCGCGCGCCGCCGCCTCGGAGGCGCCGAAGGCGACGGCGACGGCGGCGCCCTCGGCGGCGAGGCGCAGCGCCACCGCGCGGCCGATGCCGCGGGACGCGCCGGTGACCAGCGCCACCCTGCCCTCGAGGCGCCGCTCAGCCACGGAGCGCCCCCGCGAGCGCGTCACCGAGCCCGGCTGCGGCCGCGGCGCTCGCCACCTGCACGGTGCGGAGGCCGGGGTCGATCCGCCCCGCCAGGCCGCTGAGCACCGCGCCCGGACCGACCTCGACCAGGGCCTCGGCACCGAGCCCGGCGAGGCTCGCGACACAGTCGCTCCAGCGCACCGGCGAGGCGAGCTGGCGGCGCAGCCGGTCGCGGATGGCGCCCGCGTCGCGGAGCGGGGCGCCGTCGACATTGCCCACCACCGGCACCGCGGCGTCGACCAGCGGCGCGGCGTCGATGAGCCGCCCCACCTCCTCGGCGGCGCCGGCCATCAGCGGGGAGTGGAAGGCACCGCTCACCCGCAGCGGCATCGCCCGGCGCACTCCGCGCTGGCGGGCCAGCGCGGCCGCCGCCTCGAGGGCGCGGCGCTCGCCGCTGATCACCACCTGGCCGGGGCCGTTGAGGTTGGCGACCACCACCACTCCCCCGCCGCTGGCGCCGACCTCGGCGCAGACCGCGGTGGCCACCTCCTCGGTGGCGCCGAGCAGGGCGGTCATCCCCCCCTCGCGCATCCCCGCCATCGCCAGGCCTCGGGCGGTGACCAGGCGCATCGCGACCTCGGCCTCGAGCACCCCGGCGGCGACCAGGGCGGCGTACTCGCCGACGCTGTGCCCGGCGACCCCCACGATCTCGATCCCCGGCACCCCCGAGGCCAGCCGCAGCGCCAGCACCGCCTCGACGAGCAGCAGCGCGGGCTGGGCGACCTCGGTGGGGCGCAGCCCCTCCTCGTCGCCGGCGAGAGCGCCGCGCAGGTCGATCCCGGCGGCGGCGGCGGCGTCGAGCAGCGCCGGTGCGGGGGGGACGTCGAGGAGATCGGCTGCCATGCCCGCGGACTGGCTGCCCTGACCGGGGAAGACCAGTGCGACCCGGGTCACTCGGTGACGAGCACCTCGCGCCCGTGGTAGGTGCCGCAGCTCTGGCAGACGTGGTGGGGACGCTTCGGCCGCCGGCACTGCTGGCAGGGGACGAGCGCAGGGCGCGCCAGGGCGAGGTGGGCGCGGCGCCGGTCACGACGCGCCTTGGGGACGCGTTCCTTGGGGACTGCCATTGCTACTCCGGTGAGGTGCGTGCCGATGAAGCGCGCTCGGCCGCGGAGTATAGCGGCACCGGACGGCTTTTCAACGTTTGCGGCGTCGTGACTCCGGTGCGGGGAGGCTCTCGATGCCCTTGCGGACGGTCTGCACGGTGCGCTGCAGCTGCCCCTCCAGCGTCTCCATCACCTCGCGCGCGTAGGCGTCGGCCTCGGTGGCGACGTGGGCGGCGCGCTCCTCCGCGTCGTCGACGAGGCTGCGCGCGCGCTCCTCGGCGGCGCGGGTGACGGCGTGCTGGCTCACCATCGCGGTGGCGTGCTCGGTGGCCTCGCGACCCAGCCGCTCGGCGTCCTCGCGGGCCTCGGCGACGACCCGCTCCGCCTCCTCTCGGGCGCCGGCGGTGGTGCGCTCGGCCCCCTCACGGGCCTCCTCGACGAGCGCCTCGGCAGTCTCGCGCGCCTGCGCCAGCAGCCGCTCCTGCTCGTCGACGACCCAGTGCGCCTGCTTCATCTCCTCGGGAAGCTGCATCCGGGCGCGGTCGATGAGGTCGAGCGCCTCGTCCTCGTTGACCACCACGTTGGGGGTGAAGACGATCCGCTTGCCGTTGACCACCATGCTCTCGAGCCGGTCGAGGAGGTCGATCACCGAGGGACTCTCGGCGGCGATGTCGCTCACGTCCGTTCCCCCTGGAGTTCCTGGTCTCCGCCCTCTCTGCCGAAGCGCCGCCGCATCGCCCGCGCGCTGGGCGGGGGAAGGACGTCCTCGACGCTGCCGCCGAAGCGGTAGACCTCCTTGATCAGAGAGGAGGAGACGTAGACGTTGGAGAAGGAGGTCATCAGGAAGACGGTGTGGATCTCGGGCGCGAGCCGCCGGTTCATCAGCGCCATCTGGAACTCGTTCTCGAAATCGCTGACCGCCCGCAGCCCGCGGATCATCGCGGCGGCGCCGACCCGCCGGGCGTACTCGACGGTGAGCCCCTGGAAGGTGTCGACCTCGACCCGCGGGTTCTCGTTGACGCTCTGCCGGATCAGCTCGACCCGCTCCTCGACGCTGAAGAGCCCGTTCTTCGAGGGGTTCTCGAGCACCGCCATGATCACCCGGTCGAAGATCAGCGTCGCCCGCTCGAGCACGTCGAGGTGACCGAGGGTCACCGGGTCGAAGCTCCCCGGGTACACGGCGATGCGGGTCATCCTCTCTCCCGTTGGTCCCGAGCGTCCCCGGCCCCGTCCTCCGCGCCCGACCGGCGGTAGAAGCTCAGCCGGGTGGTGCCGTAGGTCGCCTCCCGGATGCGCTCCAGATCCCCCGCCGCGTCGGGGAGCCGCGCAGCGCGGTGATGTTCGCACACGACGAGGGGCGGCGATTGCGCTCCGAGCGCGTCGAGCACCGCGGCCATCCCCCGGTCGCGGTAGGGGGCGTCGAGGAAGACGACGTCGGCGGTCGCCAGATCGCCGGGACGGCCCCGGACCCAGGGCAGCACGTCGGCGGTGACCAGCCGGCAGCGCTCGGTGCACTCCAGCCGCTCCGCGGTGCGGGCCACCAGCCGCAGCGTGGAGCGGTTCCGCTCCACGAAGGTCACCCGCGCGGCGCCCCGGCTGAGCGCCTCGAACCCGACCGTGCCCGCGCCGGCGTAGAGGTCGACCACGGTGGCGCCGGCGACCTCGCCGAGGATGTTGAAGAGCGCCTGGCGCACCAGCGAGGTGGTGGGCCGGGTCTCCAGACCCTCGGGGGTGTCGATCTGCCGTCCCCGCCAGGCCCCCGCGGTGATCCGGGTCGCCGCCATCAGTCGAGGTCGAAGACGTCGCGGAAGGCGGTCATCGCCTCGGCGAGGGGGGGATGGAGGCTGAGGGTGGGGTCGGCGTCCAGCCAGCGCTCGGCGGCGGCGCGGGCCCGCTCCATCAGGGCCTGGTCGAGGAGGTCGGCGACCCGCATCTCGGGGAGGCCGTGCTGGCGCAGGCCGATGACGTCGCCGGGGCCGCGCATCCGCAGGTCGAGCTCGGCGAGGTCGAAGCCGCTCCGGGTCCTCGCCACCGCCTCGAGGCGGGAGTGCCCGGCGGGGTCCGGGCTGCCCTGGAAGAGCAGGCAGTGGGACGCGTGGGCGCCCCGGCCGACCCGGCCGCGGAACTGGTGCAGCTGGGCGAGGCCGAAGCGCTCGGCGCCCTCGATGAGCATGATCGTGGCGTTGGGCACGTCCACCCCCACCTCGACCACGCTCGTGGTCACCAGCAGGTCGGCGGCGCCGGAGGTGAAGCGGCCCATCCGCTCCTCCTTCTCCCGCGAGGGCATCCGGCCGTGGAGCAGCTCGACCCGCAGGCTGGGGAACACCTCGGTGCTCAGCCGCGCATGCTCCGAGGTCGCGCTCCGCACCCCCAGGGTGTCGGACTCCTCCACCAGCGGGCAGATCACGAACACCTGGCGGCCCTCGGCGACCTGGGAGCGCACGAAGTCGTAGGCGGCGGCGCGGTCCTCGGGGCTGACCACGCGGGTGACCACCGGGGTGCGGCCCGGCGGCATCTCCCGCAGCTCGCTGTGGTTGACGTCGCCGTACAGGGTCAGCGCCAGCGAGCGCGGGATCGGGGTCGCGGTCATCGCCAGGAAGTTCGGGATGTCCTCGGACTTGCGCCGCAGTCGCTGGCGCTGGGCGACCCCGAATCGGTGCTGCTCGTCGACCACCACCAGGCCGAGCGCGACCGGACGGACCTCGTCCTCGGTGAGCGCGTGGGTGCCGACCAGCAGCGTGTCCTGCCCCGATGCCACCCCGCCGAGGATCTCGCGGCGGGCGCGCACCGGGGTGGCGCCGATCAGCAGCCGCACCGACACGCCGTGGGGCGCGAGCAGCGTGTCGAGGGTGGTGTGATGCTGCCGCGCCAGGATCTCGGTGGGCGCCATCACCAGTGTCTGGAAGCCGGCGTGGTGGGCCATCAGCGCGGCCATCGCCGCCACCACCGTCTTGCCGCTGCCGACGTCGCCCTGGAGCAGCCGGTTCATCGGCCCCGGCTGGGCCATGTCGATGAGGATCCCGTGGGCGGCGCGCCGCTGCCCGTCGGTGAGCTGGAAGGGCAGCGAGTCGGCGAAGCCGCGGGCCACCTCGGGGTCGTACGGCACCACCACCCCGTTCCCGCTCAGCCGCCGCCGCCGGGCCCGCTGGGCGGCGAGCTGGAGCAGGAGGATCTCCTCGAAGCCGATCCGCTCGCGGGCCCGGTCGACCAGCTCCGGCGAGGTCGGGGAGTGGAGCGCCCGCAGGGCCTCGGCGAGGGTGAGCAGGCCCTCCTCCTCGCGCAGCGCCGGGGGCAGGGCGTCGGGGAGCAGGTCGGCGAGCGGCAGCAGCGGCTCGATGCGCTCGCGGAGGAAGCGGGAGGTGAGCCCGCCGGTCTCGGGGTAGACGGGGGCGAGCCGGCCGACATGCAGCTGCCCGTCGGAGACCCGCTCGAACTCGGGGTTCTGGAGCACCGGGCCGCGGCTCTCCCACTTCACCTTGCCGCTGAGCAGCAGCTCGTCGCCGGCGTGCAGCTGGCGCACCAGGAAGGGCTGGTTGAACCACACCGCCGAGGCGGACCCGGTCCCGTCGTCCAGGACCGCCTCCACCAGCACCATCCGCTTGTAGGGGCTGCGCCGCGACCCCACCCGCCGCACCCGGGCGCGCACCGTCTGGACCTCGGCGCCGGGGGCGAGCGACGCCAGCGGGCGCACCTCGCGGGTGTCCTCGTTGCGGCGGGGCACGTGGAGGAGCAGGTCGCGGACGGTGTGGATGCCGAGCTTCGCCAGCCGGGACGCGTGGCGGGGGCCGACGCCGGCGAGGCGCTCCACCGGAGTGTCGGGCCCGGGCGAGACCACCGGCCCGCCGGCCGGAGAGGGGTTCGGGGGCACCTCGGGAGTCTAGGCCGAACAGCGGTTCGGCGATGCGCGTCCACGCCGGGGCCGCCGCGGATCGGGGCCGCCACTCCGAATCCGGGCATGCATAATCGCTGAGGGGACGTGTTCCGGGTGGCGGCGCCCGTCATCGCGTCCGCCGGCATGGGCGCCGCGTGACGGCCTGCGAACGTGAGAGGGAGGGGATCCAGATGGCAGCTCCGCGCAGTCGGACGCGCGCCGGCTCGGCCGCGGCGGGTGAGAGCCCGGCCGGTGCAGGGACCGACACCGGCGCACCCGCGACCGAGCCGGTCGAGGTGACCGGCGCTGCGGCGCAGGCGCGGCCCCGCCCTCGACCCCGCACCGTGGTCCGGGCGCAGACGGCCGCCGCCGCCCCGGCGGCCGCGCCGGAGCCCGCCCCGCCGCCGCCCTCGCGCCCGCCCACCCGGATCGTGCACATCGACCGCGTTCACTGGTCGCGGGGCATGAAGGCCACCGCGGCGGCGGCGGTGGTGGTGATGCTCGGGCTGGTCGCCGCCCTCGCCCTCGCCCTGCTGCAGCACGGGCGCGACCAGGCCCTGAGCGACTCCCGGGCCTCCGCGCTGGGGGCGGCGAGGACCTTCGCCGTCGACCTCGCCAACTACGACTACTCCGAGGTCGACCAGGCCTTCCAGACCGTCATCGACCACTCCACCGGGCAGTTCAGGGACGAGTTCGGCAAGGCGGCGCCCGACCGGGCCGCGGCGATCACCAGGAAGCAGGCCTCCGCCACCGGCAAGGTGCTCGACGCCGCGGTGGTCGACCTCAGCGGCGACCGGGCCACGGTGATCGCCTTCGTCGACCAGACCGTGGTGGAGGCGAATCCGCAGAGCACCCAGGTCGCGCGTGGCCGGCTCCGGCTGACGCTGGTGCGCAGCGGCGGCGGCTGGCTGGTCTCGAAGCTGGAGAACCTCTGAGGACGCCTGGGTTCCGTCAGCCGGCGCGGAGGCAGGCGACTCCGACCGCCCGGGGACCGGCGTAGGTGCCCACCACGGGACCGATCTCCCCGCTGTCGAGGCCGAGCTCGGGGTAGGCGGCGAGCAGCCGCGGCCGCACCTCGTCGAGCAGCTCGGGGGCGCCGCTGTGCATCGTGCCCACCGCCTCGAGCGGCCCCGCCTCGGCGAGCAGGGCGAGCATCCGGTCGATCCCCTGGCGGCGGTTGCGCACCCGCGCCTGGGGATGCACCTCGCCGGCGGCGACGCGGAGCAGCGGCTTGACGCTGAGCACCCCGCCGAGGAAGGCCTGGGCGGCGCCGATGCGGCCGCCGCGGTGCAGGTAGGTGAGGGTGTCGAGGAGCACGTAGACCACCACCCGCTCGCGCCGCGCCCCGGCGTTGCGGACGACGGTGTCCACATCGGCGCCGGCGGCCAGGTCGCGCAGGGCGCCGCGCACCAGGAACTGGATGCCCATGCTCACGCTGCCGGAGTCGACGACGTGCACCCGCCCCTCGTGCTCGCGGGCGGCGAGCGTCGCCGACTGCAGGGTGCCACTCAGCCTCTGCGAGATGTGGATGCTGAGGACCTGGTCGTCGGGGCCCTGGAGCAGCTCGCGATACACCGATGCGAAGGCCTCCGGCGAGGGCTGCGAGGTGGTCGGCGAGGTACCGCCCCGGGCCAGCCGGGAGTAGAAGCCGTCGGCGCCGAGGTCGACACCGTCGCGGAACTGCTCCTCGCCGAAGCGCACCGTCAGCGGCACGACGGTGACCCCCAGCGGCGCCGCCTGGTCGGGCAGGAGGTCGGAGGTGCTGTCGGTGACGATGTGCAGCACGGTCACTCCAGGGAGAGGATGTAGGGGTAGTGCTCCTGGCCGCCGTCGTGGACCTCGAACTCCACGTCCGGGTGCTTCCGGCGGAGCGCGTCGACCAGGGTCGCCGCCGTCCCCTCGTCGACCCCGGCGCCGCGGTACACGGTGATCAGCTCGGGCTCGCGACCGGCGGCCTCGAGCACCCCCTCCACCACCGAGAGGTTGTCCTGGCCGACCTGGGTGATCCGGTCGTCGACCACCGCGATGACGTCGCCGACGCGGATGTCCTGGCCGTCGGCGGTGCTGTCGCGGACCGCGCGGGTCACCTCCACGGTGACCACCCCGGCGATCGCCTCCTCCATCCGCGCGCAGTTCGAGTCGAGGTCGCCGCCGGGGTCGAGGGTGAGCAGCGCGGTGATCCCCTGGGGGAGGCTGCGGGTGGGCACCACCCGCACCGCCACGTCGGGGGCGAGGGCGTCGACCTGGAGGGCGGTGAGGATCACGTTGCCGTTGTTCGGCAGGATGATCACCGAGTCGGCGTGGGCGGCACGCACCGCGTTGAGCAGCGCCTCGATCGACGGGTTCATGGTCTGGCCGCCCTCGACGATGCCGTCGGCCCCGAGGCCGTCGAGGATCGCGCGGAAACCGGCGCCCGGCGCCACCGAGACCACCCCGAGCGCCTTGCGGGGGGCGGCGGGCCGCTGCGCCTCCTCGGCGGCCGCGCGCTCGAGGATGTCGTGGTGCTGGGTCGACATGTCCTCGACCTTGAGCTTGCTCAGCCGCCCCCGCTCGGCGGCGCGGGTGATCAGCGCCGCCGGGTCGAGGGTGTGGATGTGCACCCGCACCAGATCGGCGTCACCGACCACGAGCGAGGAGTCGCCGAGCGACCCCAGCTCCTCGCGGAGGGCGTCGACGTCGAGCCCGGGGCCGCCGATGAGGAACTCGGTGCAGTAGCCCCAGTCGCTGCGCTCGGCCACGGCGGCGGCGCCACGGCGCTCGCCCGGGGTCGCCGGCGCCCCCGAGGCCGGGGGTGCTCCGCCGGGGCGGCGCAGCTGCGGCTCGCCGACGCGACGCGGCCGGGTGAGCGCGGCGAACGCCTCCTCGCTCTCGCTGAGGTCGCCCTCGAGGGCGCGGGAGAACCCCTCGAGAACCACCGCGAAGCCCAGGCCGCCGGCGTCGACCACCCCGGCATCGCGGAGCACGGCGAGCTGGTCGGGGGTGCGCTCCACCGCGGCGTGGGCCTCGGCCACCGCCGCCTGGAGCACGGTGCGGATGTCGTCCGACCCCTCGGCGGCCCGCTTCGCCGCGGCCGCGGCCTCGCGGACCACGGTGAGGATGGTGCCCTCGGTGGGCTTCATCACCGCCTTGTAGGCGACCGCCGATGCCTCGCCGAGGGCGGCGGCTACGCCGGCGGCGTCGACCCGGGCGCGCCCCTGCAGCCCCTGCCCGAAGCCGCGGAACACCTGGGACAGGATCACCCCGCTGTTGCCCCGGGCGCCCATCAGCGAGCCGTGCGCGGCCGCCTGCATCACCCCCGCGGCGGAGGCGGGGTCGGCGGCCTTGCCGGCGTCCTCGACCGCGCTGCGCAGGGTCAGGTACATGTTCGAGCCGGTGTCACCGTCGGGCACGGGGAAGACGTTGAGGTCGTTGACCACCTCCTGGTTCGCCTGCAGCCAGGCGAGCGCGCTGCTCAGCCCGGCGAGCATCTGGCGGCCGCCGACGTCCTTGAGGGGCTGGCGGTCCATGGTCACGCCGCCCGCGCCCCCGCCCACAGCGTCGCGCTCAGCGCCGGCCACCCTCGCCCCCGTCCTCCAGGTGGATGCCCTGGACGTTGACGTTCACGGCGATGACGGGCAGGCCGAGCATCCGCTCGACGGCGTACTTCACCGCGCTCATCAGATTGTGGGCGACCTCGCTGATCCGGGTTCCGTACTGGGCGATCACGTAGAGACCGATGACGATCCCCCCCTCACCCACCTCGATCTCCACCCCGCGGTGGAGGTTGTCGCGGTTGAGACGCTCGGCGATGCCGTCCCGCAGGCCGCGGGCGGCCATCCCGACGATGCCGTAGCATTCGTTGGCGGCGTGGCCGGCGATCGAGGCCACCACCCGCGGTGAGACCTCGATCCGGCCCAGGCTGTCGGTTCGGGTGAGGGCCTCCCTGGCCCTGACCTTGGTGGTCGGCACGATATCCCCATAAGTCGCCGGACAGCGCTGTGTTATCCTCGGCCGCCGGTGCACGAGGCCGGTGCACACGACCGCGGCCGGCCGGAGCAGCGCGCCATTCTAGTATGGGCATTCCCGGGCACGCCGCGGTCCGGCATGGGGACGAACGATGGCACAACGGTGTGAGCTCTGCGGCAAGGGCCCGATGTCGGGCAACAACGTCAGCCACTCGAAGCGGCGGACGCGTCGTCGGTTCATGCCCAACCTCCAGCGGGTCCACGTGCTGGTCTCCGAGCGGTCGGTCCGCCGGCTGGTCTGCACCCGCTGCATCCGGACCCAGTCGAAGGTCCGCTAGCCCACCGCTAGCCCAGATCCACCCAGGCCGCGCCCTCGGGCAGCGGCGCCCCGGGCTCGGCGCGGAGCACCGCGGCGAGGATGCGCAGGCCCTCGACGATGCGCGGGCCGGGCCGGTTGAAGTAGCCGGAGCCGTCCACCGCCGCCAGCCGCCGGCTGCGCACGCAGGGCAGCTCGGCGAAGCCGGGACGGCCGGACAGGTCCGCGACCGTCTCCAGGCTCCGCTTCAGGCCGAAGCCGCAGGGCATCAGCACCATCACCTCGGGCCCGGCCTCGACCACC
Proteins encoded in this region:
- the rnc gene encoding ribonuclease III, whose translation is MGLRPGEAGDRKLAPDPLGADEESGLQALQERINVRFRRPELLREAMTHASWNNEQGRPSGPGHDNERLEYLGDAVLELVVGEYLFKRFPGYDEGQLTQLRAALVNTMSLAGFSERLGLGDALLLGKGAAKTGANRLPSLLANAFEALIGAIFLDHGYRVATRVFLQNIGDLADWSDENHKGKLQEVAQEKLSSTPTYRVTAVGGPGHRRMYSADAVVAGEVYGTGTGTTKQAAEQAAARQAVQRLSARRRRTSGTAARAAGAAQKAAEGAATQPVRVRRRIAEAAAETSTAPESGRRRRRTPAAAAGAASAEVGAATVEAAPAAPAPQGRRRGLLTSLRSAAEALVGRPPEAGDEPGAPPPAAAPLAGTSEPAGAAPADD
- the acpP gene encoding acyl carrier protein codes for the protein MPDTSFEKFKSIVVDQLGVEADQVTLEASFVEDLNADSLDLVELIMAFEEEYGMEISDEDAEKIGTVGQAWDYVQEKLGIAS
- the fabG gene encoding 3-oxoacyl-[acyl-carrier-protein] reductase; the encoded protein is MAERRLEGRVALVTGASRGIGRAVALRLAAEGAAVAVAFGASEAAAREVAAEAGALGVATVLLAADLGDGAAAAGLVARAAEALGRVDILVNNAGLTRDGLAVRMSDADWGDVLAVDLTAAFTLCRAALRGMLRARWGRIVNISSIAGVVGNPGQANYSAAKAGLIGLTKALAKEVGGRGITVNAVAPGFVETDMTAGLPPALIERAVAVVPAGRLGTAAEVAAAVAFLAAPEAAYVNGHVLHVDGGLAA
- a CDS encoding ACP S-malonyltransferase, producing the protein MPAAEASPPRLPELRHLPRARGARHRVTRVALVFPGQGSQSAGMAADLLDVPPAPALLDAAAAAGIDLRGALAGDEEGLRPTEVAQPALLLVEAVLALRLASGVPGIEIVGVAGHSVGEYAALVAAGVLEAEVAMRLVTARGLAMAGMREGGMTALLGATEEVATAVCAEVGASGGGVVVVANLNGPGQVVISGERRALEAAAALARQRGVRRAMPLRVSGAFHSPLMAGAAEEVGRLIDAAPLVDAAVPVVGNVDGAPLRDAGAIRDRLRRQLASPVRWSDCVASLAGLGAEALVEVGPGAVLSGLAGRIDPGLRTVQVASAAAAAGLGDALAGALRG
- the rpmF gene encoding 50S ribosomal protein L32, with the translated sequence MAVPKERVPKARRDRRRAHLALARPALVPCQQCRRPKRPHHVCQSCGTYHGREVLVTE
- the coaD gene encoding pantetheine-phosphate adenylyltransferase, whose amino-acid sequence is MTRIAVYPGSFDPVTLGHLDVLERATLIFDRVIMAVLENPSKNGLFSVEERVELIRQSVNENPRVEVDTFQGLTVEYARRVGAAAMIRGLRAVSDFENEFQMALMNRRLAPEIHTVFLMTSFSNVYVSSSLIKEVYRFGGSVEDVLPPPSARAMRRRFGREGGDQELQGERT
- the rsmD gene encoding 16S rRNA (guanine(966)-N(2))-methyltransferase RsmD codes for the protein MAATRITAGAWRGRQIDTPEGLETRPTTSLVRQALFNILGEVAGATVVDLYAGAGTVGFEALSRGAARVTFVERNRSTLRLVARTAERLECTERCRLVTADVLPWVRGRPGDLATADVVFLDAPYRDRGMAAVLDALGAQSPPLVVCEHHRAARLPDAAGDLERIREATYGTTRLSFYRRSGAEDGAGDARDQRERG
- the recG gene encoding ATP-dependent DNA helicase RecG codes for the protein MPPNPSPAGGPVVSPGPDTPVERLAGVGPRHASRLAKLGIHTVRDLLLHVPRRNEDTREVRPLASLAPGAEVQTVRARVRRVGSRRSPYKRMVLVEAVLDDGTGSASAVWFNQPFLVRQLHAGDELLLSGKVKWESRGPVLQNPEFERVSDGQLHVGRLAPVYPETGGLTSRFLRERIEPLLPLADLLPDALPPALREEEGLLTLAEALRALHSPTSPELVDRARERIGFEEILLLQLAAQRARRRRLSGNGVVVPYDPEVARGFADSLPFQLTDGQRRAAHGILIDMAQPGPMNRLLQGDVGSGKTVVAAMAALMAHHAGFQTLVMAPTEILARQHHTTLDTLLAPHGVSVRLLIGATPVRARREILGGVASGQDTLLVGTHALTEDEVRPVALGLVVVDEQHRFGVAQRQRLRRKSEDIPNFLAMTATPIPRSLALTLYGDVNHSELREMPPGRTPVVTRVVSPEDRAAAYDFVRSQVAEGRQVFVICPLVEESDTLGVRSATSEHARLSTEVFPSLRVELLHGRMPSREKEERMGRFTSGAADLLVTTSVVEVGVDVPNATIMLIEGAERFGLAQLHQFRGRVGRGAHASHCLLFQGSPDPAGHSRLEAVARTRSGFDLAELDLRMRGPGDVIGLRQHGLPEMRVADLLDQALMERARAAAERWLDADPTLSLHPPLAEAMTAFRDVFDLD
- a CDS encoding DegV family protein, with translation MTVLHIVTDSTSDLLPDQAAPLGVTVVPLTVRFGEEQFRDGVDLGADGFYSRLARGGTSPTTSQPSPEAFASVYRELLQGPDDQVLSIHISQRLSGTLQSATLAAREHEGRVHVVDSGSVSMGIQFLVRGALRDLAAGADVDTVVRNAGARRERVVVYVLLDTLTYLHRGGRIGAAQAFLGGVLSVKPLLRVAAGEVHPQARVRNRRQGIDRMLALLAEAGPLEAVGTMHSGAPELLDEVRPRLLAAYPELGLDSGEIGPVVGTYAGPRAVGVACLRAG